Proteins from a single region of Catenulispora acidiphila DSM 44928:
- a CDS encoding helix-turn-helix transcriptional regulator translates to MTPDPADPLFRPISIKQAMAITGRSRRTIDRWIKDGHVRTVRLQDPPEDVLVEREVVQAEKSMRDSLRRSQSTEPQTGPESAT, encoded by the coding sequence GTGACCCCGGACCCGGCGGACCCGCTGTTCCGTCCAATCAGCATCAAGCAGGCAATGGCCATCACGGGCAGGTCGCGCCGCACCATCGACCGGTGGATCAAAGACGGGCACGTCCGGACCGTTCGGCTTCAGGACCCTCCTGAGGATGTCCTCGTCGAGCGGGAAGTGGTGCAGGCGGAGAAGTCGATGCGTGACAGCCTTCGACGGTCGCAATCAACCGAGCCGCAAACAGGTCCGGAGTCCGCAACTTGA
- a CDS encoding type IV secretory system conjugative DNA transfer family protein yields MKTTQTPTKDVAVRSPTRPPAQIRDTASGKAAIWAGRTWWRHKLRLMPLSVSAVGIASAGMLHAATPEVAGWIEAGGVVTAVGAAGGYAELRRRNDDALNGKQVAYITACGMYLTGFELHATIAKPYTPTALATYGAATGVATVCWWLRGLAAAAPEEREQSVAQEAEAPEEEAPSPGKIWAKRIGCAAGPMQNSSLTKLEPLLDANGQGNGTTGIITLNADGGPIRHTVADITPQLGKISTGLDIHPSRLAVEPISENKARLMMFNRNPLTDPVPWRGPGDPGTYRHPAGMTPTGKWTHHPLILPGWGAVHELIVGSTGSGKSRTARLRLAMARHTYNKRNEACTATWLLDPHQGASYSGWRDRVDVLARSDEEIMVALAAAVTEKNRRLRILASLNREVLRPTPEMPHIRIIIDEFPAFIARFPHAAALIAQLVAEGRKVLIGLTVLTQYPTADKLGGDMSIRDGLLTTATVHRTGNQFTGMIVANGKQIGDPGALPLLWADGSSAAGVAYHLGTDSDHSVMMRAAVGGLDDTQWDWEDDEDQAPPTPYDEAWYCDGVTVTTETGQLLMVAMADGSAFVTAEEAKDEASNPEKPWSETLAQTTAATTGTMWDKIELFLSELGEEASTTQICKGIGEDVDKRLAAVSQTCSRAVEQNKLVKSDRGVWVLPQHARLVGAGR; encoded by the coding sequence ATGAAGACCACACAGACGCCCACCAAGGACGTGGCGGTCCGGTCGCCGACGCGCCCACCGGCACAGATCCGCGACACCGCCAGCGGCAAGGCTGCTATATGGGCCGGCCGCACCTGGTGGCGGCACAAGCTCCGGCTGATGCCGCTGTCCGTCTCCGCGGTCGGTATCGCCTCCGCCGGGATGCTGCACGCAGCCACACCCGAAGTCGCCGGATGGATCGAAGCCGGCGGCGTGGTCACTGCGGTCGGCGCCGCCGGCGGATATGCCGAGCTGCGACGCCGCAACGACGATGCCCTCAACGGCAAGCAGGTTGCGTACATCACCGCCTGCGGCATGTACCTCACCGGCTTCGAACTGCACGCCACCATCGCCAAGCCGTACACCCCGACCGCACTGGCCACCTACGGAGCGGCCACAGGCGTCGCCACCGTGTGCTGGTGGTTGCGCGGACTCGCTGCGGCAGCACCCGAAGAGCGAGAGCAGTCGGTCGCGCAGGAAGCGGAAGCGCCGGAGGAGGAGGCGCCGAGCCCCGGCAAGATCTGGGCCAAGCGCATCGGGTGTGCCGCCGGGCCCATGCAGAACTCAAGCCTCACCAAACTCGAACCGCTCCTGGACGCCAACGGCCAAGGCAACGGCACCACCGGCATCATCACCCTCAACGCCGACGGCGGCCCGATCCGCCACACCGTCGCCGACATCACGCCCCAGCTCGGGAAAATCTCAACCGGGCTCGACATCCACCCGTCGCGCCTCGCCGTCGAGCCCATCAGCGAGAACAAGGCGCGGCTGATGATGTTCAACCGCAACCCCCTCACCGACCCGGTGCCGTGGCGCGGACCCGGAGACCCCGGCACCTACCGGCACCCCGCCGGCATGACCCCCACAGGCAAATGGACCCACCACCCGCTGATCCTTCCCGGCTGGGGCGCCGTTCACGAACTCATCGTCGGCTCCACCGGCTCCGGCAAGTCCCGCACCGCGCGGCTCCGGCTGGCCATGGCCCGGCACACCTACAACAAGCGTAACGAGGCCTGCACCGCCACCTGGCTGCTCGACCCGCACCAGGGTGCGTCCTACTCCGGGTGGCGCGACCGTGTTGACGTCCTCGCCCGCTCCGATGAAGAGATCATGGTTGCGCTCGCCGCCGCGGTCACCGAGAAAAATCGGCGGCTGAGGATCCTTGCCTCGTTGAACCGGGAGGTGCTGCGCCCCACCCCTGAGATGCCACACATCCGGATCATCATCGACGAGTTCCCGGCGTTCATCGCCCGATTCCCGCATGCTGCAGCGCTCATTGCGCAGCTCGTCGCCGAAGGCCGCAAAGTCCTGATCGGACTGACCGTCCTCACTCAGTACCCCACCGCCGACAAGCTCGGCGGCGACATGTCCATCCGCGACGGACTCCTCACCACCGCGACCGTGCACCGCACCGGCAACCAGTTCACCGGCATGATTGTCGCCAACGGCAAGCAAATCGGCGACCCCGGCGCGCTGCCGCTGCTGTGGGCTGACGGATCATCCGCAGCCGGCGTCGCCTACCACCTCGGCACCGACTCCGACCACTCCGTCATGATGCGTGCCGCCGTTGGAGGGCTCGACGACACCCAGTGGGACTGGGAAGACGACGAAGACCAGGCGCCCCCCACGCCGTATGACGAGGCCTGGTACTGCGACGGCGTTACAGTCACTACCGAGACCGGGCAGCTGCTGATGGTGGCCATGGCCGACGGCAGCGCGTTCGTCACCGCCGAGGAGGCGAAAGACGAGGCGTCGAACCCGGAGAAGCCGTGGTCCGAGACCCTCGCGCAAACCACTGCCGCAACGACGGGCACCATGTGGGACAAGATCGAGCTGTTCCTGTCCGAACTCGGCGAAGAGGCCAGCACTACCCAGATCTGCAAGGGCATCGGCGAGGACGTTGACAAGAGGCTCGCCGCCGTCTCCCAGACATGCTCCCGCGCGGTCGAGCAGAACAAGCTGGTCAAGAGCGACCGCGGCGTGTGGGTTCTGCCGCAGCACGCCCGCCTCGTAGGGGCCGGCCGATGA
- a CDS encoding DUF2637 domain-containing protein, with product MTENTETPDAKPRWRDALRDNGLASLAMILVVAVAVAGWAASFIALHAFAQQHMDLSERAAWLVPSTFDGAALALSLLSFRAAIYGRASLGSLLYVDGFTTLSSWINWIHINDPQGKLVSALLPIAAVLAFGKVLKEAREAYERRHGKVVFKVRTGLLMLRWTVDRKGTRAAIRNEILAIPVQALVGLGADTLARKAAEMLAEKVATDEAPAAVANRAGADNAAANTRSTTPTANPAATTTTVDSATAAKTATTTANDNQTPTDNRQNDNTAVANAKPVASAADANDNSATDKVEALVVATLGAYRQILADNTGKRANPRPTAPELVAAVEGLNTDSRAKQIREIVERRFPELAPRLRAVETVEQAS from the coding sequence ATGACCGAGAACACTGAGACGCCGGATGCCAAGCCGCGGTGGCGCGACGCGCTGAGGGATAACGGACTTGCCTCACTCGCCATGATCCTCGTCGTGGCCGTGGCCGTCGCCGGCTGGGCCGCGTCGTTCATCGCACTGCATGCCTTCGCCCAGCAGCACATGGACTTGAGTGAGCGCGCGGCATGGCTGGTGCCGTCCACCTTCGACGGCGCCGCACTGGCCCTGTCGCTGCTGAGCTTCCGCGCCGCCATCTACGGCCGAGCCAGCCTCGGATCGCTGCTTTACGTGGACGGCTTCACCACGCTGTCGTCGTGGATTAACTGGATTCACATCAACGACCCGCAGGGCAAGCTCGTCTCCGCGCTGCTGCCGATCGCCGCCGTCCTGGCTTTCGGGAAGGTCTTGAAGGAAGCCCGCGAGGCCTACGAGCGGCGCCACGGCAAGGTCGTCTTCAAGGTCCGCACCGGACTGTTGATGCTGCGGTGGACGGTGGACCGCAAGGGCACCCGCGCCGCGATCCGCAACGAGATCCTTGCGATCCCCGTGCAGGCTCTTGTCGGACTCGGCGCCGACACCCTGGCGCGCAAGGCAGCCGAAATGCTCGCCGAGAAGGTCGCCACGGATGAGGCGCCGGCGGCAGTCGCCAACCGGGCAGGCGCCGACAACGCTGCCGCCAACACCCGGTCGACAACGCCAACCGCTAATCCGGCCGCGACGACAACGACAGTCGACAGCGCGACGGCCGCCAAAACGGCAACGACAACCGCCAACGACAACCAGACGCCGACCGACAACCGCCAAAACGACAACACGGCTGTCGCCAACGCCAAGCCTGTCGCCAGCGCTGCGGACGCCAACGACAACTCCGCCACCGACAAAGTCGAAGCCCTCGTTGTCGCCACTCTCGGCGCCTACCGCCAAATCCTCGCCGACAACACCGGCAAGCGCGCGAACCCCCGCCCCACCGCGCCGGAGCTTGTCGCGGCTGTCGAAGGGCTTAACACCGACTCCCGAGCCAAGCAGATCAGGGAGATCGTCGAGCGTCGATTTCCCGAGCTTGCGCCCCGGCTCCGGGCCGTCGAAACCGTAGAGCAGGCCAGCTGA
- a CDS encoding ATP-binding protein, with translation MLLTAIPQDRPVADSPLYDEITLPRVLQSVRDTRHWLDATLAGWDVPADTVENATLVVSEITTNALVHNAGLGDMIVTAAWWHGHLRITVSDPDLQIPVPDLADDEHGRGLLIVGDLATRWGRTKTRTGKITWFELTAEVFS, from the coding sequence GTGCTGCTGACCGCCATCCCCCAGGACCGCCCCGTGGCCGACTCGCCGCTGTACGACGAAATCACCCTGCCCCGTGTCTTACAGTCCGTCCGCGACACCCGCCACTGGCTGGACGCGACACTCGCTGGCTGGGACGTGCCCGCCGACACCGTCGAGAACGCCACGCTGGTCGTCTCGGAGATCACGACGAACGCGCTGGTGCACAACGCAGGCCTCGGCGACATGATCGTGACCGCCGCCTGGTGGCACGGACACCTGCGGATCACCGTCTCCGACCCGGATCTCCAGATCCCCGTACCGGACCTGGCAGACGACGAACACGGCCGCGGACTCCTCATCGTGGGTGACCTGGCGACGCGGTGGGGCAGGACGAAAACCCGCACCGGGAAGATCACCTGGTTTGAGCTCACCGCGGAGGTGTTCTCGTGA
- a CDS encoding DUF6907 domain-containing protein, translating into MHSSIPQLALVPEPRTCPPWCTEHDADTNLCIGTRTDLTYPAGYPSGVTLTSASVQLMQDPDETQPTIALTLNSVPLDLAGQQAENLALALLRALGKAGL; encoded by the coding sequence GTGCACTCCAGCATTCCGCAACTCGCCCTTGTTCCGGAACCCCGCACCTGCCCGCCGTGGTGTACCGAACACGACGCCGACACGAACCTGTGCATCGGCACCCGCACCGACCTCACCTACCCGGCCGGCTACCCCAGCGGAGTCACCCTCACCTCGGCGTCGGTGCAGCTGATGCAGGACCCCGACGAGACGCAGCCGACCATCGCGCTCACGCTGAACTCGGTGCCGCTGGACCTGGCCGGCCAGCAGGCCGAAAACCTGGCGCTGGCACTGCTGCGGGCGCTCGGGAAGGCGGGGCTGTGA
- a CDS encoding GntR family transcriptional regulator — MTDDSYSDPRPRREQIAADIRAVILAGKYPDMLPGVKILAEWYDTTVNTVQHALEILKGEGLIRSEKGKGTEVIAEPRTPVLADPDPQLDIYRYDTLAVDVLQVAVPERARQERMEEADAETIPGDVAKLLGLGPNGQAVRRFRVMRVRETDEPVEVDWSYYPIEIAAGTRIALPGSIKGGVQKILDGMHLPAVDYEDRVSTRVPTTQELELLHLPPFVSVLQTLRIVWSRGGKPIEATVMVKGGHRFELLYRRSTH; from the coding sequence GTGACGGACGACAGCTATAGCGACCCCCGACCGCGACGCGAGCAGATCGCGGCGGACATTCGGGCGGTGATCCTTGCGGGCAAGTACCCGGACATGCTCCCCGGAGTCAAGATCCTGGCTGAGTGGTACGACACGACGGTAAACACCGTTCAGCACGCGCTGGAGATCTTGAAGGGTGAAGGCCTGATTCGTTCGGAGAAAGGTAAGGGCACCGAGGTGATTGCTGAACCGAGAACCCCCGTTCTCGCCGATCCAGACCCGCAGCTCGACATCTACCGCTACGACACGCTCGCCGTTGACGTCCTTCAGGTTGCAGTACCCGAGCGCGCCCGGCAGGAGCGCATGGAAGAAGCCGACGCCGAAACGATTCCAGGAGATGTTGCCAAGCTGCTTGGGCTGGGGCCCAACGGCCAAGCCGTTCGCCGCTTTAGAGTTATGCGCGTCCGAGAAACGGACGAACCTGTCGAGGTCGACTGGTCCTACTACCCGATCGAGATTGCGGCAGGTACCCGCATTGCCCTGCCGGGGTCGATCAAGGGCGGCGTGCAGAAGATCCTTGATGGGATGCACTTGCCCGCAGTCGACTACGAGGACCGAGTCTCGACCCGCGTTCCCACGACACAAGAGCTCGAACTGCTGCACCTGCCGCCGTTCGTTTCGGTGCTCCAGACGCTCCGCATCGTGTGGTCGCGCGGCGGGAAGCCCATCGAAGCAACCGTCATGGTGAAGGGCGGTCACCGGTTCGAGCTGCTGTATCGCAGGTCCACGCACTGA
- a CDS encoding UTRA domain-containing protein: MHENPDDSAAYLAARSGPDAWSAATADRGGASRILAVETVKPPQRIADALQLGAAERAVVRRRLMLIEDKPVEIANSWYPELLAHGTPLADPKKIKGGAPAVIAALGLALAYADEEVELESAPNAEEAQLLQVPPDKRVARLFRTAYTGDDTPVEVTDSLMLPAGRVLQYRIEVG; the protein is encoded by the coding sequence ATGCACGAAAACCCTGATGATTCCGCCGCCTACCTGGCGGCACGAAGCGGCCCTGATGCTTGGTCTGCGGCTACCGCCGACCGGGGCGGCGCGTCGCGGATTCTCGCGGTCGAAACGGTGAAGCCGCCGCAGCGGATTGCCGACGCGCTTCAGCTTGGCGCGGCCGAGCGTGCGGTGGTCCGCCGCCGGCTGATGCTCATCGAGGACAAGCCCGTGGAGATCGCAAACTCGTGGTATCCCGAGCTGCTTGCGCACGGCACACCGCTTGCCGACCCCAAGAAGATCAAGGGCGGTGCGCCAGCGGTTATCGCCGCGCTCGGGTTGGCGCTGGCCTACGCCGATGAAGAAGTCGAACTTGAGTCCGCCCCGAACGCCGAGGAGGCGCAGTTGCTGCAGGTCCCGCCCGATAAGCGTGTGGCCCGGTTGTTCCGTACTGCGTACACCGGTGATGACACCCCGGTTGAGGTTACGGATTCGCTGATGCTGCCTGCTGGCAGGGTTCTGCAGTACCGGATTGAGGTCGGCTGA
- a CDS encoding DUF6247 family protein has protein sequence MSAQPIHSPRVMPKPARTPAAIRAVLVNAGEQGLVERFDAALDCAYTEAREANSLEPLNEMLTWWWAESISWCDPAKHKAFLAKVEGWRVNGIPDSERANPDDVLAILEAKGASRDALDKLRSLAARR, from the coding sequence ATGAGCGCCCAGCCGATTCACAGCCCGAGAGTGATGCCGAAGCCGGCACGTACTCCGGCCGCGATCCGAGCCGTGCTGGTGAACGCCGGCGAGCAGGGCCTGGTCGAGCGATTCGACGCCGCGCTTGACTGCGCCTACACCGAGGCGCGTGAGGCAAACTCGCTTGAACCGCTGAACGAGATGCTGACGTGGTGGTGGGCCGAGTCGATTAGCTGGTGCGACCCTGCCAAGCACAAGGCGTTCCTGGCGAAGGTCGAGGGCTGGCGGGTGAACGGCATCCCGGACAGCGAACGGGCCAACCCGGACGATGTACTGGCCATCCTGGAGGCGAAGGGCGCATCCAGGGACGCCTTGGACAAGCTGAGGTCTCTGGCGGCGCGTCGCTGA
- a CDS encoding replicative DNA helicase produces the protein MTDQETDAPGHIRTPPSDLDAEQCVLGGMLLSADAIGDVLDLPLAGNDFYKPAHETIFAAILDLHSRSEPADAVTVGALLAKSGDLNHIGGGPYLHTLINSVPTAANAGYYADIVKELAVLRRLGEAGTRIVQMSYVTDRSDAATVVDLAAAEIQAVTGDTRTDGVTTVADEAETFLEGLLDNTKPRNYLPTPYRDFRDAVPIEGGDMVVVAGDTGMGKSVVMVDFVRHAAIECRKRTLLVSIEMNADQLMQRMFAAEAKVPLHHLRGDVNIDDFEQKRLGKAAGRILDAPIDMIVDGTVTLGRIRSTLRRMQARHMLPELVVIDYLQILTPERETGNRTIDVGALSRGIKRIAMDFRIPVIVGAQLNRQLNGRTDKRPVLSDLRESGSIGQDANIVVLLYREDYYERESPRAGELELIVAKNRQGPLCNITIGFQGHYSRALDMAQT, from the coding sequence ATGACCGACCAGGAGACCGACGCGCCAGGGCATATCCGCACCCCGCCGTCCGACCTCGACGCCGAACAGTGCGTCCTCGGCGGCATGCTGCTGTCCGCCGATGCCATCGGCGACGTCCTTGACCTGCCGCTCGCCGGCAACGACTTTTACAAACCCGCCCACGAGACGATCTTCGCCGCGATCCTGGACCTGCACAGCCGCAGCGAACCCGCAGACGCCGTCACCGTCGGCGCACTACTTGCCAAATCCGGCGACCTTAACCACATCGGCGGCGGACCCTACCTGCACACCCTCATTAACTCGGTGCCGACCGCAGCCAACGCCGGCTACTACGCCGACATCGTCAAAGAACTCGCAGTCCTACGCCGCCTCGGCGAAGCCGGAACCCGCATTGTCCAAATGAGCTACGTCACCGACCGGTCCGACGCCGCCACCGTCGTCGACCTCGCCGCGGCCGAAATCCAGGCCGTCACCGGAGACACCCGGACCGACGGCGTCACCACAGTCGCCGACGAAGCCGAAACCTTCCTTGAAGGGCTGCTCGACAACACCAAACCCCGCAACTACCTGCCCACCCCCTACCGGGACTTCCGCGACGCCGTACCCATCGAAGGCGGCGACATGGTCGTCGTGGCCGGCGACACCGGCATGGGCAAGTCCGTCGTGATGGTTGACTTCGTCCGCCACGCCGCCATCGAATGCCGCAAGCGCACGCTGCTGGTATCGATCGAGATGAACGCCGACCAGCTCATGCAGCGCATGTTCGCCGCCGAAGCGAAAGTGCCCCTGCACCACCTGCGCGGCGACGTCAACATCGACGACTTCGAACAGAAACGGCTCGGCAAAGCAGCCGGCCGGATCCTCGACGCACCCATCGACATGATCGTTGACGGAACGGTCACGCTCGGCCGGATCCGCTCCACCCTGCGCCGCATGCAAGCCCGGCACATGCTGCCCGAGCTGGTCGTCATCGACTACCTGCAGATCCTCACCCCCGAACGCGAAACCGGAAACCGCACCATCGACGTCGGCGCGCTGTCCCGCGGAATCAAGCGCATCGCCATGGACTTCCGGATACCGGTTATCGTCGGCGCCCAGCTCAACCGGCAGCTCAACGGCCGCACCGACAAGCGCCCCGTCCTGTCCGACCTGCGCGAGTCGGGATCCATCGGGCAGGACGCGAACATCGTGGTGCTGCTGTACCGGGAGGACTACTACGAGCGCGAATCCCCGCGCGCCGGCGAACTCGAACTGATCGTCGCGAAGAACCGGCAGGGCCCGCTGTGCAACATCACCATCGGCTTTCAGGGGCATTATTCGCGGGCCCTGGACATGGCGCAGACGTGA
- a CDS encoding UTRA domain-containing protein has protein sequence MTDFEPIFRDANARLSAEPRTAGKSVWSADAGDRQFEVLELAVTYAEDAGDEDAADLGRNAIVRDRVYAVDGKRVCWARSYLPAKLAEGTPIGGLNTGPGGVPARLAELGHELVSFSEDVEFVERENVTADERDRLGIDDMTAVVRIVRRGIDASGQVVKVSDMRLVAGAYRFRWAWTNR, from the coding sequence GTGACCGACTTTGAGCCGATCTTCCGTGACGCCAACGCCCGCCTGTCCGCCGAGCCGCGCACCGCAGGCAAGTCCGTATGGTCCGCCGATGCCGGCGACCGCCAGTTTGAGGTTCTCGAGTTGGCCGTCACCTATGCAGAAGACGCGGGAGACGAAGACGCCGCCGATCTCGGCAGGAACGCGATCGTCCGTGACCGCGTCTACGCGGTGGACGGCAAGCGCGTCTGCTGGGCCCGTTCCTACCTGCCGGCGAAGCTCGCCGAGGGCACGCCGATCGGAGGCTTGAACACCGGCCCCGGTGGCGTCCCGGCGCGGCTGGCTGAACTCGGGCACGAGCTGGTTTCGTTTTCCGAGGACGTTGAGTTCGTTGAGCGTGAGAACGTGACTGCCGATGAGCGGGACAGGCTCGGCATCGACGACATGACTGCGGTGGTGCGGATTGTGCGGCGCGGCATCGACGCATCCGGGCAGGTGGTTAAGGTGTCGGACATGCGGCTGGTTGCCGGCGCGTATCGGTTCCGCTGGGCCTGGACGAACCGCTGA
- a CDS encoding DUF4352 domain-containing protein, with translation MRRIPTITAVLTLAALGGCTSAKVNTTPVAPAEAATTAAHAAATSSTSAAPKKAGLGDTVKISGRNAKLAVTLVKIVDPAKGSDEFTVPDAGKHFVALQVRVVNQGSGVYSDDPQADVTVKNAAGETMSIAFATTTAGADMPSSVNLTAGDTALGFVDFQVPDGQKITQVQYALTSLGGDNVAQWTIG, from the coding sequence ATGCGCCGCATACCAACCATCACCGCTGTACTCACGCTCGCCGCCCTCGGCGGCTGTACCAGCGCCAAGGTCAACACCACGCCCGTAGCGCCCGCCGAGGCTGCGACAACCGCAGCCCATGCCGCCGCAACCAGCAGCACCTCGGCCGCGCCGAAGAAGGCAGGACTCGGCGACACCGTCAAGATCAGCGGCCGGAACGCCAAACTCGCCGTGACCCTCGTGAAGATCGTCGACCCGGCGAAGGGCTCCGACGAGTTCACCGTCCCCGACGCAGGCAAACACTTCGTTGCCCTTCAGGTTCGCGTCGTCAACCAGGGCAGCGGCGTGTACTCCGACGACCCGCAGGCGGACGTGACGGTGAAGAACGCCGCCGGGGAGACGATGAGCATCGCTTTCGCGACGACAACGGCCGGCGCGGACATGCCGTCGAGTGTGAATCTCACGGCGGGCGATACCGCGTTGGGGTTCGTCGATTTCCAAGTCCCCGACGGGCAGAAGATCACGCAGGTGCAGTACGCGCTGACCAGTCTTGGCGGCGACAACGTTGCGCAGTGGACGATCGGCTAG
- a CDS encoding GIY-YIG nuclease family protein, with protein MSDDLILFEAKPMPKRRTAHIDALPEPLVDTFEEFWRAYPRKVGKAHARKIYAKAVANGADPTKILAAAQEFRSYCEDTGREQKFIRHAARWLNEASWGKGLPFADAPLRVKPVQPPTPDELALLEPVTPRPQRSSSRVPVPRDTQQRADILARAYCVLQPLSYHHRVMRIVEGAIAAGRWHDKEIRWALLQLAKADRKVTAETLRTELLYRLSERRQERESGTLSPDAVVYLIKADESPLVKIGTSETAPERLYALQLSCPVELRILHTVPGTYELEKALHHEFRSRRRHGEWFDFSDVDPVEAVTRRLPHVLKRLEEARTAANTLTKEPS; from the coding sequence ATGTCCGACGACCTCATCCTCTTCGAGGCGAAGCCGATGCCGAAGCGACGGACCGCCCACATTGACGCCCTACCGGAGCCGCTGGTCGACACCTTCGAAGAGTTCTGGCGCGCCTACCCCCGGAAGGTCGGCAAGGCGCACGCGCGGAAGATCTACGCGAAGGCGGTCGCCAACGGCGCCGATCCGACGAAGATCCTGGCCGCCGCGCAGGAGTTCCGCAGCTACTGCGAGGACACCGGCCGCGAACAGAAGTTCATCCGGCATGCCGCTCGCTGGCTGAATGAGGCGTCGTGGGGGAAGGGGCTGCCGTTTGCCGATGCGCCGCTTCGGGTGAAGCCCGTGCAACCTCCGACCCCTGATGAACTTGCGCTTCTGGAGCCTGTGACGCCCCGACCACAGCGCTCCAGCAGCCGGGTACCGGTGCCCCGCGATACGCAACAGCGCGCCGACATCCTTGCCCGCGCCTACTGCGTCCTTCAGCCGCTGAGCTATCACCACCGCGTCATGCGGATCGTGGAGGGCGCGATTGCTGCCGGCCGCTGGCACGACAAGGAGATCCGCTGGGCGCTGCTGCAACTGGCGAAAGCGGATCGCAAGGTGACTGCCGAGACGTTGCGTACCGAGCTGCTTTACCGGCTGAGCGAGCGTCGGCAGGAGCGTGAATCCGGCACGTTGAGTCCGGACGCGGTGGTGTATCTCATCAAGGCCGACGAGTCGCCACTGGTGAAGATAGGCACCTCCGAGACGGCGCCGGAGCGGTTGTACGCGCTTCAATTGTCCTGCCCGGTGGAGTTGCGGATCTTGCACACCGTTCCCGGTACCTACGAGCTGGAGAAGGCGCTGCACCACGAGTTCCGGAGCCGGCGGCGGCACGGGGAGTGGTTCGACTTCTCTGACGTCGACCCGGTCGAAGCAGTAACACGTCGACTGCCGCACGTTCTGAAGCGGTTGGAAGAAGCGCGCACCGCCGCCAACACCCTGACCAAGGAGCCTTCATGA
- a CDS encoding DUF6011 domain-containing protein: MTTTPLPDGYYAVPDPDDPTTTTCWRVKDDSGGALAASPSGAHYGPALYKRDLPKGLRGRERGEWITAWYQTVRHPWDRKVREAIAADPEAAGLRFAEYTHHCCRCNQPLTVPASQAAGLGPDCVEIVRAKAARGAVLADSATARQRAIVDRATRTDLVPAPNGGA; encoded by the coding sequence ATGACCACCACCCCTCTCCCCGACGGCTACTACGCCGTCCCGGATCCCGACGACCCGACCACCACGACCTGCTGGCGCGTGAAGGACGACTCCGGCGGCGCCCTGGCCGCCTCGCCGTCGGGCGCGCACTACGGCCCGGCGCTGTACAAGCGGGACCTTCCGAAGGGCCTGCGCGGACGGGAGCGCGGCGAGTGGATTACCGCCTGGTACCAGACTGTGCGGCACCCGTGGGACCGGAAGGTCCGTGAGGCGATCGCTGCGGACCCGGAGGCTGCCGGGCTGCGGTTTGCGGAGTACACGCACCACTGTTGCCGCTGCAACCAGCCGCTGACGGTGCCGGCGTCACAAGCCGCTGGCTTGGGCCCGGACTGTGTCGAAATCGTGCGGGCGAAGGCTGCGCGCGGTGCGGTCCTGGCCGACTCGGCGACGGCGCGGCAGCGGGCGATTGTGGACCGTGCGACGCGTACCGATCTAGTGCCGGCACCGAACGGTGGTGCCTGA
- a CDS encoding helix-turn-helix domain-containing protein produces MRDLEAKILASLAEEDEPLSWVGLVNSICPWPAGEIPDAFDELLAAGLIEVVGAGVSGGYVITDAGRAALATTTEERS; encoded by the coding sequence ATGCGCGATCTCGAAGCGAAGATCCTCGCCTCCCTTGCCGAGGAGGACGAGCCGCTGTCGTGGGTCGGGCTGGTCAACAGCATCTGCCCGTGGCCGGCGGGTGAGATCCCCGACGCATTTGATGAACTGCTCGCGGCTGGCCTCATCGAGGTTGTAGGTGCCGGAGTGTCTGGAGGCTACGTGATTACCGACGCCGGGCGTGCAGCGCTCGCCACCACCACCGAGGAGAGATCATGA